In the genome of Sciurus carolinensis chromosome 3, mSciCar1.2, whole genome shotgun sequence, one region contains:
- the C1ql1 gene encoding C1q-related factor: MLLVLVVLIPVLVSSGGPDGHYEMLGTCRMVCDPYPARGPGAGARPDGSDALSEQSGAPPPSTLVQGPQGKPGRTGKPGPPGPPGDPGPPGPVGPPGEKGEPGKPGPPGLPGAGGSGAISTATYTTVPRVAFYAGLKNPHEGYEVLKFDDVVTNLGNNYDAASGKFTCNIPGTYFFTYHVLMRGGDGTSMWADLCKNGQVRASAIAQDADQNYDYASNSVILHLDAGDEVFIKLDGGKAHGGNSNKYSTFSGFIIYSD; the protein is encoded by the exons ATGCTGCTGGTGCTGGTGGTGCTCATCCCCGTGCTGGTGAGCTCGGGAGGCCCGGACGGCCACTATGAGATGCTGGGCACCTGCCGCATGGTGTGCGACCCCTACCCCGCGCGGGGCCCCGGCGCCGGCGCGCGGCCCGACGGCAGCGACGCCCTGAGTGAGCAGAGCGGCGCTCCTCCGCCCTCCACGCTGGTGCAGGGCCCCCAGGGGAAGCCGGGCCGCACAGGCAAGCCGGGTCCCCCCGGGCCTCCCGGGGACCCGGGTCCTCCGGGTCCGGTGGGGCCGCCGGGGGAAAAGGGTGAGCCAGGCAAGCCGGGTCCTCCTGGGCTGCCGGGCGCAGGGGGCAGCGGCGCCATCAGCACGGCCACCTACACCACAGTGCCACGAGTGGCCTTCTACGCCGGCCTCAAGAACCCTCACGAGGGTTACGAGGTGCTCAAGTTTGACGACGTGGTCACCAACCTAGGCAACAACTACGATGCGGCCAGCGGCAAGTTTACGTGCAACATTCCCGGCACCTACTTTTTCACCTACCACGTCCTCATGCGCGGCGGCGACGGTACCAGTATGTGGGCGGACCTCTGCAAGAATGGTCAG GTGCGGGCCAGCGCCATTGCCCAGGATGCAGACCAGAACTATGACTACGCCAGCAACAGTGTGATCCTGCACCTGGACGCGGGCGATGAGGTCTTCATCAAGCTCGATGGAGGCAAAGCGCATGGCGGCAACAGCAACAAATACAGCACTTTCTCCGGCTTCATCATCTATTCTGATTGA